The following are encoded together in the Flavobacterium haoranii genome:
- a CDS encoding LA_2272 family surface repeat-containing protein, whose product MDKSNGIQISGLVNEALYSSGVQISLANSAIIMSGIQIGINNYSNEMYGIQIGLLNKSKKTNGIQLGLCNVNEKRKFPIFNWNFGI is encoded by the coding sequence ATGGATAAATCAAATGGTATCCAAATTTCTGGTTTAGTAAATGAAGCTTTATATAGCAGTGGAGTACAAATTTCGTTGGCGAACTCAGCAATAATTATGAGTGGAATACAAATTGGAATAAATAATTACTCAAATGAAATGTATGGAATTCAAATTGGTTTATTAAATAAAAGTAAAAAGACTAATGGAATTCAATTGGGACTTTGTAATGTAAACGAAAAACGGAAATTTCCAATATTTAATTGGAATTTTGGGATATAA